GTAATAATAGTATGGAAAATAGGATTATGAATAAACATCCCAATAATGCTTGCAATAATTAATGCTAATAAAGTAACGAATAAATATCTTCCCATACTTGATGCATCGTTGATTAAAAAGAATCCTACAATACCAAAAGCAATAAAAGCACCAATGGCTAAAATAATATTCTTATAAAAGACTTCAGGTCCTAAATTTTGCAAATAGCTTGTAAACATAGCATATGATAAAAGTCCCAATATAATTGCATATATATGCGAAATAACTAAACCATACTTACGTGCACGCTGAAACACTAAGGTAATTAATACTAAGACCATTAATGCAAGAGATAAGGGTCTTCTCCATTCCATAGGTAAAAATTGACCAAAGTAACAACCAATCCCAAAAATAATCCAATAATACATGAAGAATAGCCAAACCTTAGCATAAGCATGTGAACGATGTTTATCTTTTGTTTCATTTGTATGTTGTGCAGTCTGTGACATATATTCTGCTCCTTCATTTATGGTTTGTTTATCTAATGGTACGATTTTACAATAATATATTAATTAAAAAAAGTAATAATAATGAAAAATAGATATACTTAGTCGGTAATTCTATATATACTATACACTTTGTTACAATTTATAAAACTTTATTATTGGATTTTTTAATTAAAAAGCCGCTTCATAACTGTCATATCAACATTTCCACAAATGAAATATTTCAACTCTCAATTGTTAACAATATTACAAGATAATAACAAACAACACAGAGACTAATATTTTTGTTAGTAT
The DNA window shown above is from Staphylococcus sp. M0911 and carries:
- a CDS encoding Bax inhibitor-1 family protein encodes the protein MSQTAQHTNETKDKHRSHAYAKVWLFFMYYWIIFGIGCYFGQFLPMEWRRPLSLALMVLVLITLVFQRARKYGLVISHIYAIILGLLSYAMFTSYLQNLGPEVFYKNIILAIGAFIAFGIVGFFLINDASSMGRYLFVTLLALIIASIIGMFIHNPIFHTIITVVSLLLFLLYTLYDFNRMKRGQFSPREMGFNLFINLLNIIKDILRLANRFR